The Streptomyces sp. NBC_00162 genome window below encodes:
- a CDS encoding YdcF family protein codes for MTYIQQTITEDQWRKAKLIWDYHQMGHDLAPVDVAIGLGSHDLGVAAATADLYRASLFPVLVFTGGNSPTTAKVFPRGEAVHFREHALELGVPEHAILVEPNAANTGQNITLSRELLAANGITPKTVLLVSKPYMERRSFATARKLWPEVDIICASESLELDDYLKSIGDEKLVLDMLVGDLQRVIEYPKNGFAIAQDVPEDVHDAYESLIRDGFTSRLIS; via the coding sequence GTGACGTACATCCAGCAGACGATCACCGAGGACCAGTGGCGCAAGGCCAAGCTGATCTGGGACTACCACCAGATGGGCCACGACCTGGCCCCGGTGGACGTCGCGATCGGACTGGGCAGCCACGACCTCGGCGTCGCCGCAGCCACCGCCGACCTCTATCGCGCCAGCCTCTTCCCCGTCCTCGTATTCACCGGGGGCAACAGCCCCACCACGGCAAAGGTCTTCCCGCGTGGCGAGGCCGTCCACTTCCGTGAGCACGCCCTCGAACTCGGCGTCCCCGAGCACGCGATCCTTGTCGAGCCGAACGCCGCCAACACCGGCCAGAACATCACCCTCAGCCGCGAGCTCCTGGCCGCGAACGGCATCACCCCGAAGACCGTGCTGCTGGTCTCCAAGCCGTATATGGAGCGGCGGTCCTTCGCCACCGCCCGCAAGCTGTGGCCCGAGGTCGACATCATCTGCGCTTCGGAGTCGCTCGAGCTGGACGACTACCTCAAGAGCATCGGCGACGAGAAGCTCGTCCTCGACATGCTCGTGGGCGATCTCCAGCGGGTGATCGAGTATCCGAAGAACGGATTCGCCATCGCCCAGGATGTCCCGGAGGACGTGCATGACGCGTACGAATCCCTCATCCGCGACGGCTTCACCAGCCGCCTCATCTCCTGA
- a CDS encoding ATP-binding protein, translating to MPDPKQRFFDPRPESVGLARAFAVTTLASWGLHSPAEDIRLCVSELASNALIHGSDTEHGFLVRLDAGEDFVRVEVHDSRPRHRREPKIAHADGNNTTGRGLEIVASLADGWGVEDRRPSGKIVWTTFKTGQPNRQVQAC from the coding sequence ATGCCTGATCCGAAGCAGAGGTTCTTCGACCCGCGGCCCGAGTCGGTCGGCCTCGCCCGAGCCTTCGCCGTCACGACCCTGGCCTCCTGGGGCCTGCACAGCCCCGCCGAGGACATCCGGCTCTGCGTCTCCGAGCTCGCCTCGAACGCCCTGATCCACGGAAGCGACACCGAGCACGGCTTCCTGGTCAGACTGGACGCCGGTGAGGACTTCGTACGCGTGGAAGTACACGACAGCCGCCCCCGCCACCGCCGCGAACCCAAGATCGCGCACGCAGACGGGAACAACACCACCGGCCGGGGTCTGGAGATCGTGGCTTCGCTCGCCGACGGCTGGGGCGTCGAGGACCGCAGACCCAGCGGCAAGATCGTCTGGACGACGTTCAAGACCGGCCAGCCAAACAGGCAGGTACAGGCATGCTGA
- a CDS encoding adenosylhomocysteinase, giving the protein METHERARLDAYFAKVAAQFAPDEPTASFLVTHLLPERPAFVRAVAQMTALKAVLPKPKSITAAAQREVEHTVPVDGLTRELFTDPDTALDYLESRAGGEALTLLDVGGYFAPTLESVHSRFTGRLAGVIEDTENGHRRYEDLDKLPCPVISVARSPLKDPEDFLVGQSVVFSTEAVMRGRGDILHGRPALVIGFGKLGSSIARLLHAKGVQVTVFDIDPVRRTQALSQGFTVARDRESALTSAGLVLCATGSLSLRGEDFAHLRNGTYVATVTSSEDELELNSLPDVYTRTTVGEHVTRYQTTGHYFYLANGGNAVNFIHGASVGPFIFLIQAEILAAIRMLTRGDLAPGIHEVPSADRAAIAATWLNYFNR; this is encoded by the coding sequence ATGGAAACCCACGAACGCGCACGGCTGGACGCCTACTTCGCCAAGGTCGCCGCCCAGTTCGCCCCGGACGAGCCGACCGCATCGTTCCTGGTCACGCACCTGCTGCCCGAGCGGCCCGCCTTCGTCCGCGCAGTCGCCCAGATGACCGCGCTGAAGGCGGTGCTACCCAAGCCCAAGTCCATCACCGCGGCCGCCCAGCGCGAGGTCGAGCACACCGTCCCGGTCGACGGCCTAACCCGCGAGCTGTTCACCGATCCCGACACCGCGCTGGACTACCTCGAGTCCCGTGCCGGAGGCGAGGCCCTCACCCTGCTGGACGTCGGCGGCTACTTCGCCCCCACCCTCGAGTCAGTGCACAGCCGCTTTACCGGCCGGCTCGCCGGGGTGATCGAGGACACCGAGAACGGCCATCGCCGCTACGAGGACCTCGACAAGCTGCCCTGCCCCGTCATCTCCGTCGCCAGGTCCCCGCTGAAAGATCCCGAGGACTTCCTCGTCGGCCAGTCCGTTGTCTTCTCCACCGAAGCCGTCATGCGCGGCCGCGGCGACATCCTCCACGGCCGGCCCGCCCTCGTGATCGGCTTCGGCAAGCTCGGTTCCTCCATCGCCCGCCTCCTGCACGCCAAGGGAGTCCAGGTCACCGTCTTCGACATCGACCCCGTCCGCCGCACCCAGGCCCTCTCCCAGGGCTTCACCGTCGCCCGCGACCGCGAGTCCGCGCTGACCAGCGCCGGTCTGGTGCTCTGCGCGACCGGCTCGCTCTCCCTGCGAGGCGAAGACTTCGCCCACCTCCGCAACGGCACCTACGTCGCCACCGTCACCAGCAGCGAGGACGAGCTGGAGCTGAACAGCCTTCCGGACGTCTACACCCGCACCACCGTCGGCGAGCACGTCACCCGCTACCAGACCACCGGCCACTACTTCTATCTGGCGAACGGCGGCAACGCCGTCAACTTTATCCACGGCGCCAGCGTTGGGCCGTTCATCTTCCTGATCCAGGCCGAGATCCTCGCCGCGATCAGGATGCTCACCCGCGGAGACCTCGCCCCCGGCATCCACGAGGTCCCCTCGGCCGACCGCGCCGCCATCGCGGCAACCTGGCTCAACTACTTCAACAGGTGA
- a CDS encoding winged helix-turn-helix domain-containing protein — MRYPEGGGLTAERRAFREGIRLQAGVRFAAGEKTAVIAKDLRVSVRSVERWRRAWRERGMDALRSTGPANAPTVTDEQFAVLEEELGKGPSAHGFEDERWTLARVQTLIRRHLRVSLSVATVWRLLRRHGWSWQAPARRALERDEHAVELWKKEVWPGVKASRRRPVPGSSSRTKPASR, encoded by the coding sequence GTGAGGTATCCAGAGGGCGGGGGCCTGACCGCTGAGCGTCGGGCGTTTCGTGAGGGGATCCGGCTTCAGGCCGGCGTGCGGTTCGCGGCGGGTGAGAAGACCGCGGTCATCGCGAAGGACCTGCGGGTGAGTGTGCGGTCCGTGGAACGCTGGCGCCGTGCCTGGCGCGAGCGCGGCATGGATGCCTTGCGCTCGACGGGTCCGGCGAACGCCCCGACCGTCACCGATGAACAGTTCGCTGTGCTCGAGGAGGAACTCGGCAAGGGGCCGTCGGCACACGGCTTCGAAGACGAACGCTGGACCCTGGCCCGGGTCCAGACCCTGATCCGTCGGCATCTTCGGGTGAGCCTGTCGGTGGCGACGGTGTGGCGGCTGCTGAGACGGCACGGCTGGTCCTGGCAGGCGCCCGCCCGCAGAGCCCTCGAGCGTGACGAGCACGCGGTGGAGCTGTGGAAGAAGGAGGTGTGGCCGGGGGTAAAAGCCTCGCGGCGGCGTCCGGTGCCTGGATCGTCTTCGAGGACGAAGCCGGCTTCTCGATGA
- a CDS encoding transposase, with protein sequence MTPPRARTWGRRGQTPVIRVRGRSRRRTSVAALCCYKPGEHSRLIHRPRTHLLLKGARKSFSWKDYRDLLVRAHIQLGGPIVVVWDNLNTHLAAGLKHYEAEHDWLTTVRLPPYAPDLNPVEAVWSLVRRAMANTAFATPDDLDRTLRRELHRIQLRPHLVDGCLTATHLAIDPPTPP encoded by the coding sequence ATGACTCCGCCCCGTGCCCGCACCTGGGGCCGGCGCGGACAGACCCCTGTCATCCGTGTGCGCGGCAGGTCCCGCCGCCGGACCTCGGTCGCCGCGCTGTGCTGCTACAAACCCGGTGAACACAGCCGTCTCATCCACCGGCCCCGCACTCATCTCCTGCTCAAGGGTGCACGCAAGAGCTTCTCCTGGAAGGACTACCGCGACCTGCTGGTGCGGGCTCACATCCAGCTCGGCGGCCCGATCGTGGTGGTCTGGGACAATCTCAACACCCACCTGGCCGCGGGGCTGAAACATTACGAGGCCGAGCACGACTGGCTCACCACCGTCCGGCTCCCGCCCTATGCACCCGACCTGAACCCCGTCGAGGCCGTCTGGTCACTCGTGCGCAGAGCGATGGCCAACACCGCCTTCGCCACACCCGACGACCTCGACCGCACACTCCGCCGCGAGTTACACAGAATCCAACTCCGACCCCACTTGGTCGACGGCTGCCTCACGGCCACACATCTGGCCATCGACCCACCGACCCCACCCTGA